The Acidobacteriota bacterium genome includes the window GATTGAACAAGCGCCACGCGGTCCATCGGGGCCGCGCTCGGAGAGCCGCCCTACCTTCCCAGCGATAGGTCGGACTGACCGCGGTAGGAGGCCGTAGGGGCCTGCCTCACGAAAAAGCCCCGGAGAACCAGTTGGTTCCCCGGGGCAGGCCTCCCAAGCGGAGGCGTCAGACGTGCGTTCGACTAGAACTGGAAGCGCGCGCCGAGCTGCACACGACGCGGTGGCCGGCCGGGATAGCCGAACGTGCGGATGCGCATGAAGTTGGGGTCCGTGAAGCCGGTGACCGGGTTCCCCCACTGCGCGTGGTTGAACACGTTGCTGGCCTCGGCACGGAACTCCACGCGGTAGCGACCGAACGGGAACGTACGGAAGAGCGAGAAGTCCAGGTTCCAGTTCGCGGGTCCGCGGAACGCGTTGCGGCCCGAGTTGCCCCACGCGTTGCCGGGCTGGCTGAACTGCGTGATGTCGTACCAGCGGTCGTTCGGACCGGCGGTACCCACGGGCGAGAGCTCGCCCGACACATTAATCGTCTGCAGACCCGCCTGCTGGTTGAGGGCCGCGTTGTCGCCGCCGACCGTGAACGGCGAACCCGACACGATGGAGCCGATGCCGTTGATCTGCCAGTTCTTGACGATCTGCGCCAGGGCACCAGACGACTCGCGTGCGAACGGGAGTTCGTACACGAAGCCGAGCTGGAGGATGTGCGGGCGGTCGTAGCCGGCGCGCGCATAGTTGCGCGAGAGCTGCGACTCCTGGTTCCACGACAGCGTGGCCCAGCCGTCATCGTCGGTCTCGTTGAGCGCCTTCGAGAACGTGTAGGCGCCCTTGAGGAGCAACCCGTTCTTGAACGGCCGGTTCAACGCCACCTGCAACGAGTGATACCGGCCCTTCGTGCGGGCGCCCCACGACAGGACGTTGGCCGTGCCAGCCTGCGTGAAGTACTGGCGGTTGGCGTTGCCGCCGCTCTCGGCCCAGTTCAGGTTGCGATCCGCGTAGCCGTTGTTGGTGGCGGTGCCCACGTAGCCCACGCCGAGGGCGAGGTCCATCGGGAGGCGACGCTCGATGAAGATGTTCCACGAGTCGGTCGTGCCGCGATCGACGTTGTTCGGCTCGGCCCAGCGCATGTTGACGCCACGCGGCAGGGGCACGATACCGGTCGACGTGTCGGGCGACGGTGCGGCCGGCAGGCCGTTCGCGAGTGTCGTGAACGGCAGGTAGGGGACGTTGGTCGAGTTGCTGTACGCGATCGTGTACGGGTACCAGCCGCGCAGCGGCCGCGACCACGGCATCGGGTTGAACGTCCGGCCGAAGCCGGCGCGCAGCACCGTGTCGTCGTTGATGCGGTAGGCCGCGCCGATACGCGGGGCGAACAGGCTCTTGCTCACGCTGATGCCGTTGTCCTTGGGCACATTGCCGAGCCCACCCATGGACACCGTCCAGGTGTTGAGATCGAGTTGCTCGAGGCCGGCGCTCTCACGCGACATGAGCGGGTAGTACTCGTAGCGGAGGCCGTAGTTGAGCGTCAGCTTGTCGTTCACCTGCCAGCGGTCGTTGAGGTACACGCCGAACTGGTTCTCGCGTGCTGACATCTCCATGAACTGGACGCTCTTGCCGAAGCCACTCACCCGCCCGAGGAGGAATCCGGCGTACGTGTTCCACGCGTTGGACGCGTAGCCCGTCGTGCCCGTCTGGTTGCCGAAGTCGAACGTACCGCGCGGGTTCTGATCCTCGGGCTGCCAGTGGTTGAGCTGCATGCGGATGTAGTCGAAACCCGCGCGGAACTCGTGCCGGCCGGCCACCTTCGTCACGTTGGTCGAGAAGGTGTAGCTGGCCTCCTTGCGCCACACCGGCGTCCAGGTGTTGCTGTTGCCGATGCCTTCAAGACCGATGTTGAAGCGCGGGAAGCCCGAGTAGCGCAGCGGATCCGACGACCCGGGGCCGCTCGTGCCCGCGCTGTTGGTGCCGGGGATGCCGAATTCGGTGAGGCCGTAGTTGGTCCCGAAGTCCGGTCCGATCACGTTCTGGTCCATCTTCGAGATACCGAACGTGGCGTCCCAGATGAGCGTCGGCGTGAGCGTGTACGTCTGGCCGAAGGAGATGACCTGCTGGGTCGTGTCTCCCACCAGACCGGATTCGAAGGGCTGGAAGTAACCTTCCTCGACCTCGGCGTCCATCCGCGAGTACTTGCCCCAAAGCTGGTTCTGAGCGCTGCGATTCCAGTTGAACTTCGTGTCGAAGTTGTGGCGGTCGGCCACCGGGAAGCGCGCGACCTCGTAGTTGTTCTGGAGGCCACCGTTGGTGCCCGGCACGTTGGGCAGTGGGTAGTTGGCCTGGATCTTCTGGGCGATCGGGCTGATCTGGTTCGCCGGAATCTGGTTATTGGCGTACACCGTGCGGCCGGCACCCGTGACAGGATCCCCCGTGTTCGGGTCGTACAGACGGAACGACGCAATGTTGGCGGCCACTTCGCTGAAGTCGCCCTGGCGCATCCGCGCCGTCGGTACCGTCAGCGTGTCGATACGGCTGTTCTTCTCGAGGTTGCGCTCGTACCCGCCGAAGAAGAACAGGGCGTTCTTCTTGATCGGGCCACCCACGGTGGCGCCCATGATGTCGAGGCTGCCCTTCGGGTTCTTGTTGGCCGAGAAGTAGTTCTGGCGCGCATTCCACTTCGAGTCGTTCCGGAAGTAGAACGCCGAACCCTTCAGTTCGTTGGTGCCCGACTTGGTCACGACCGACACCGCCGCGCCACCGGTCATGCCCTGCGACGCGTCGAAGCTGTTGGTCGAGATGTTCACCGTCTCGACCGTCTCGGCCGGGGCGATGTACGCCGCGTGGTGCGGCAGCCACACGTTGATGGAGGCAGCACCGTCGATACGCGTCACGTTGTTGTTGCGGTTCGTGCCGTTGACGTTGGTCGTCAGCGCGCGGCCCGGCGTGTCGGTCTGAGCGTTCTGCACGTTGACCGGTGTGGCACCGGGCACGAGGTTCATCAGCGCCTGGTAGTTGCGGTACTGGTTCAGCGGGAGGTTGACCACCTCGGCCGGCTTCAGGTTGACGCTCACGTCCGCCTTGTCGGTCTTGAGGAGGGCCGCTTCCGTGGTGACGGTCACCGATTCGGTGAGCGCACCCACTTCAAGGCGCGCCACAACGCGAACCGAGTCGTTCTGCGACACCGGAACCCCGGTCTGCACGTACTCCTTGAAGCCCTGGAGGGAGGCCCTCAGCGTGTAGGTGCCGGGCTGCAGGTTGCGGATCGCGTACGAGCCGGTCTCATCGGTGACGGCGTTCACCTCGAGGCCCGTGCCCTGGTTGACGACCGTCACGGTGGCGCCGGGAATG containing:
- a CDS encoding TonB-dependent receptor is translated as MAVALAAALALVPASASAQALYGTIAGTVVDDSGAAIPGATVTVVNQGTGLEVNAVTDETGSYAIRNLQPGTYTLRASLQGFKEYVQTGVPVSQNDSVRVVARLEVGALTESVTVTTEAALLKTDKADVSVNLKPAEVVNLPLNQYRNYQALMNLVPGATPVNVQNAQTDTPGRALTTNVNGTNRNNNVTRIDGAASINVWLPHHAAYIAPAETVETVNISTNSFDASQGMTGGAAVSVVTKSGTNELKGSAFYFRNDSKWNARQNYFSANKNPKGSLDIMGATVGGPIKKNALFFFGGYERNLEKNSRIDTLTVPTARMRQGDFSEVAANIASFRLYDPNTGDPVTGAGRTVYANNQIPANQISPIAQKIQANYPLPNVPGTNGGLQNNYEVARFPVADRHNFDTKFNWNRSAQNQLWGKYSRMDAEVEEGYFQPFESGLVGDTTQQVISFGQTYTLTPTLIWDATFGISKMDQNVIGPDFGTNYGLTEFGIPGTNSAGTSGPGSSDPLRYSGFPRFNIGLEGIGNSNTWTPVWRKEASYTFSTNVTKVAGRHEFRAGFDYIRMQLNHWQPEDQNPRGTFDFGNQTGTTGYASNAWNTYAGFLLGRVSGFGKSVQFMEMSARENQFGVYLNDRWQVNDKLTLNYGLRYEYYPLMSRESAGLEQLDLNTWTVSMGGLGNVPKDNGISVSKSLFAPRIGAAYRINDDTVLRAGFGRTFNPMPWSRPLRGWYPYTIAYSNSTNVPYLPFTTLANGLPAAPSPDTSTGIVPLPRGVNMRWAEPNNVDRGTTDSWNIFIERRLPMDLALGVGYVGTATNNGYADRNLNWAESGGNANRQYFTQAGTANVLSWGARTKGRYHSLQVALNRPFKNGLLLKGAYTFSKALNETDDDGWATLSWNQESQLSRNYARAGYDRPHILQLGFVYELPFARESSGALAQIVKNWQINGIGSIVSGSPFTVGGDNAALNQQAGLQTINVSGELSPVGTAGPNDRWYDITQFSQPGNAWGNSGRNAFRGPANWNLDFSLFRTFPFGRYRVEFRAEASNVFNHAQWGNPVTGFTDPNFMRIRTFGYPGRPPRRVQLGARFQF